In one window of Episyrphus balteatus chromosome 3, idEpiBalt1.1, whole genome shotgun sequence DNA:
- the LOC129917179 gene encoding adenylosuccinate lyase, translated as MATNYEGYKSPLSSRYASKEMQFQFSEQNKFSTWRKLWIWLAEAEKQLGLEITSSQIEEMKKNIENIDFPAAAAEERLTRHDVMAHVHVFAKQCPLAAPIIHLGATSCYVGDNTDLIILRNSLDLLLPRVASVIFCLKNFAETHKSLPTLGFTHLQPAQLTTVGKRACLWIHDLLMDERALRRCREDLRFRGVKGTTGTQASFMTLFNGDGDKVRSLDFLVTKLAGFEKPYAVTGQTYTRKVDVEILGALSSLGTSIHKMCSDLRILASRKEVEEPFESTQIGSSAMAYKRNPMRSERCCALARHMITVYMDAANTHATQWLERTLDDSANRRLSLSESFLSADAALLTLLNITQGLVVYPRVIERHIAQELPFMSTENIIMAMVKAGGDRQVCHEKIRVLSHEAGAQVKQFGKDNDLVERVRKDSYFAPILDQLDSILDAKTFTGRASDQVTEFLVEEVEPVLSNYKEVLKNMETVTLTI; from the exons ATGGCAACCAACTACGAAGGCTACAAATCACCTCTATCATCTCGCTATGCTAGCAAAGAAATGCAATTCCAATTcagtgaacaaaataaattctcaaCTTGGCGAAAATTATGGATTTGGCTAGctgaagcagaaaag CAACTTGGTTTAGAAATCACCTCGTCGCAAAtcgaagaaatgaaaaaaaacattgaaaacatCGACTTTCCCGCTGCCGCGGCAGAAGAACGTCTCACTCGACATGACGTCATGGCACATGTTCATGTCTTTGCCAAACAATGTCCTCTAGCCGCTCCAATCATTCATTTAGGTGCAACTTCTTGTTACGTCGGTGACAACACCGATTTGATAATTCTAAGAAATTCTCTAGATTTATTGCTTCCTCGAGTTGCTTctgtgattttttgtttaaagaatttTGCAGAAACTCACAAGAGTTTGCCAACTCTTGGTTTCACTCATTTGCAACCGGCACAATTGACAACTGTCGGCAAAAGAGCTTGTCTCTGGATTCATGATTTACTCATGGATGAAAGAGCTTTGAGGAGATGTCGTGAAGATTTGAGATTCCGTGGAGTTAAAGGAACCACGGGAACTCAAGCTTCTTTTATGACACTCTTCAATGGCGATGGGGATAAAGTTCGTTCTCTTGACTTTCTTGTGACCAAATTGGCGGGTTTTGAAAAGCCTTACGCTGTCACTGGACAAACTTACACTCGTAAGGTTGATGTTGAGATTCTAGGAGCTTTATCTAGTTTGGGAACATCGATTCACAAAATGTGTTCTGATTTGAGAATTCTTGCATCGCGCAAAGAAGTCGAAGAGCCATTTGAATCAACTCAGATTGGTTCATCGGCAATGGCTTATAAAAGAAATCCAATGCGTTCGGAGCGTTGTTGTGCCTTAGCGAGACATATGATTACTGTTTATATGGACGCAGCTAATACACATGCAACCCAATGGTTAGAAAGAACTCTCGATGATTCTGCCAATCGTCGATTGAGTTTGTCAGAGTCATTCCTCTCAGCTGATGCAGCTCTCCTGACCTTACTCAATATTACCCAAGGACTTGTTGTCTATCCGAGAGTAATCGAGAGACATATTGCTCAGGAATTGCCATTTATGTCGACAGAAAACATCATCATGGCAATGGTTAAAGCTGGTGGAGATCGTCAAGTTTGTCATGAGAAAATTCGTGTACTTTCTCATGAAGCTGGAGCGCAGGTTAAACAGTTTGGCAAGGATAATGATTTGGTTGAACGTGTTCGTAAGGATTCGTACTTTGCTCCGATTCTTGATCAGTTGGATAGTATTTTGGATGCGAAAACTTTCACTGGCAGAGCTAGTGATCAGGTGACAGAGTTCTTGGTGGAAGAGGTGGAACCTGTTTTGAGTAATTATAAAGAGGTTTTGAAGAATATGGAAACTGTTACATTaactatttag